One genomic segment of Chitinophaga parva includes these proteins:
- a CDS encoding rhodanese-like domain-containing protein, translating to MKLSEIIDASTQFVDVRTPEEFAAGHIAGALNIPLSDISRRKNEIKGLGSNVVVCYCRSGSRSGLAVSQLQREGYGMIYNGGSLEAVRSLLAKKGIH from the coding sequence ATGAAATTATCAGAGATCATAGATGCCTCCACCCAGTTTGTAGATGTTAGAACACCGGAGGAATTTGCTGCCGGGCATATTGCCGGCGCGTTGAATATTCCATTGTCAGACATATCCAGGCGAAAAAATGAGATCAAAGGTCTCGGCAGCAACGTTGTGGTGTGCTATTGCAGAAGTGGCAGCCGGAGTGGTCTTGCCGTAAGTCAACTACAACGGGAAGGCTATGGAATGATATACAATGGAGGCAGCCTGGAAGCAGTAAGATCATTGCTTGCGAAAAAAGGGATTCACTAA
- a CDS encoding YeeE/YedE family protein, producing the protein MLQALQQPWPWYVAGALIGLIVPALLILGNKHFGISANLRHACAACFPAGIKFFQYDWKKEIWNFFFVGGILAGAILTTHLIPDPHPVQINAALARELAGYGITDRSSLLPRELFSWSSLFTLRGLIMLVGGGFLVGFGTRYAGGCTSGHAIMGLSDLQWPSLVATVMFMAGGFIMANLLLPFILHL; encoded by the coding sequence ATGCTTCAGGCTTTACAACAACCATGGCCCTGGTATGTGGCAGGTGCCCTGATCGGGCTCATTGTGCCGGCGCTATTGATCCTGGGAAACAAACATTTTGGCATATCTGCTAACCTGCGTCATGCCTGCGCGGCCTGTTTTCCCGCAGGCATAAAGTTTTTCCAGTACGACTGGAAAAAAGAGATCTGGAACTTCTTCTTTGTGGGCGGGATACTGGCAGGGGCTATTTTGACCACCCACTTGATCCCCGACCCTCATCCGGTACAGATCAACGCGGCGCTGGCCCGTGAACTGGCGGGGTATGGCATCACTGACCGTAGCAGTTTGTTGCCCCGGGAACTTTTCTCCTGGAGTAGCCTGTTTACACTGCGTGGGCTGATCATGCTGGTAGGGGGAGGCTTCCTGGTAGGATTCGGAACCCGTTATGCCGGGGGGTGCACTTCCGGCCACGCCATCATGGGACTCAGTGACCTGCAATGGCCTTCGCTGGTGGCTACAGTTATGTTTATGGCAGGTGGGTTCATCATGGCAAACCTGTTACTTCCTTTTATCCTCCATTTATAA
- a CDS encoding DUF6691 family protein, which translates to MKTTTEPINAQPGNTDFEVRSLDTICINESRKQHPWWYNFKYMAVGVLFGVVFVKAEVISWFRIQEMFRLQSFHMYGVIGTAVVVGIISVWLIKKFNIKTIHGEKIEFHPKKFNKGQIYGGLIFGLGWALTGACPGPLFAQVGTGALVVIVVLLSAIAGTWTYGYFREKLPH; encoded by the coding sequence ATGAAAACGACAACAGAACCCATAAACGCACAACCAGGGAATACCGATTTTGAAGTACGTTCGCTGGATACCATTTGCATCAATGAATCCAGGAAACAACATCCCTGGTGGTACAACTTCAAGTACATGGCTGTGGGAGTATTGTTTGGAGTGGTATTCGTAAAGGCGGAGGTCATCAGCTGGTTCCGCATACAGGAGATGTTCCGGCTGCAAAGCTTTCATATGTATGGCGTGATAGGAACCGCAGTGGTGGTAGGCATCATTTCCGTATGGCTGATCAAAAAGTTCAATATCAAAACCATCCATGGTGAGAAAATCGAGTTTCATCCCAAAAAGTTCAACAAAGGGCAGATCTATGGAGGTTTGATCTTTGGCCTTGGTTGGGCATTGACAGGTGCCTGCCCCGGCCCCCTGTTCGCACAGGTGGGCACGGGTGCCCTGGTGGTCATTGTTGTGCTGCTGAGCGCCATTGCAGGTACCTGGACCTATGGATATTTCAGGGAGAAGTTACCGCACTAG
- a CDS encoding sensor histidine kinase, with amino-acid sequence MKRNNQAVFYAAAITAVSIIIFQVYWAYNAYLSARNNLYEKTLQALEKSIDAYQVNAMNSLLPCTPGDSVPRLSVFQVMQSGTGHPVMPDPRSVAGHKAPYKSQFTPYNIAPQYVSEVRRLIARAAATLNPQPVALPAIDSLFKQELARHGVTLHFTLALLPAGTPAAKGDIATFINSGSASYVVTAHASNTWQYVLRESSAPIGISFILILLTAGSLWFMGSIIRSQEKIARLKTEFVNNITHELRTPIAILKSANEALYQFGESGNPEKTRRYLKISAGILNNLDKNVDRLLDVARYEDGRMPVKLVEVRPADIINSVIESLPPQEAQTLTFHSGLGTATVLTDPHIIETAAFNLIDNARKYGGDGTTIQVMLLTSATDNSWQLVVSDNGPGIDAAHLPLIFDKFFRVPTGDLHEIKGYGIGLSHVKQLVALLQGNITVKSKPGKGTTFTINIPFRHE; translated from the coding sequence ATGAAAAGGAACAACCAGGCTGTTTTTTATGCCGCGGCGATCACCGCGGTGAGTATCATTATTTTCCAGGTTTACTGGGCCTATAATGCCTACCTGTCTGCCAGGAATAACCTGTATGAAAAAACGTTGCAGGCACTTGAAAAAAGTATTGATGCATACCAGGTAAATGCGATGAACTCCCTGCTCCCGTGCACCCCGGGCGACAGTGTTCCTCGCTTGTCTGTATTCCAGGTCATGCAAAGCGGTACCGGCCATCCTGTAATGCCGGACCCCAGGTCTGTGGCAGGCCACAAGGCTCCTTACAAATCGCAATTCACGCCCTACAATATTGCGCCCCAATATGTATCAGAAGTCAGGCGTTTAATAGCCCGCGCTGCAGCCACGCTCAACCCTCAGCCGGTAGCGCTGCCCGCCATTGACTCCCTGTTCAAACAGGAGCTGGCCAGGCACGGCGTCACACTTCACTTTACACTGGCGTTGCTACCGGCAGGCACTCCAGCTGCAAAAGGAGATATCGCAACGTTTATCAACTCGGGCTCCGCCAGCTATGTTGTTACGGCCCACGCCTCCAATACCTGGCAATATGTGCTGCGGGAAAGTTCCGCGCCCATCGGCATTTCTTTTATCCTCATCCTGCTTACCGCGGGCAGCCTATGGTTCATGGGTTCCATTATCCGCAGCCAGGAAAAGATCGCCCGGCTTAAAACGGAGTTCGTCAATAACATCACCCATGAATTGCGCACCCCGATCGCTATCCTGAAATCTGCCAACGAAGCATTGTACCAGTTCGGGGAATCCGGCAACCCGGAAAAGACCCGCCGCTACCTCAAGATCAGTGCCGGCATTCTTAACAACCTTGATAAAAATGTAGACCGGCTGCTGGACGTGGCCCGGTATGAAGACGGCAGGATGCCGGTGAAGCTCGTGGAGGTGAGGCCAGCCGATATTATCAACAGCGTGATCGAAAGCCTGCCCCCGCAAGAAGCACAAACGTTGACCTTCCATTCCGGGCTTGGAACGGCAACCGTATTGACCGATCCCCACATCATTGAAACGGCCGCCTTCAATTTGATAGACAACGCCCGGAAATATGGCGGCGACGGGACCACCATCCAGGTAATGCTACTAACATCCGCCACCGACAACAGCTGGCAACTGGTAGTGAGCGACAATGGCCCCGGTATTGACGCCGCTCATTTGCCGCTTATCTTTGATAAATTCTTCCGCGTGCCCACCGGTGACCTACATGAGATCAAAGGCTATGGTATAGGGCTCAGCCATGTGAAACAACTGGTAGCCTTACTGCAAGGCAACATCACCGTTAAAAGCAAACCTGGCAAAGGCACTACATTCACTATTAACATTCCATTCCGCCATGAGTAA
- a CDS encoding sulfite exporter TauE/SafE family protein, with translation MHLLGYIASLLIGISLGLIGGGGSILTMPVMVYLFGVSPVTATSYSLFVVGSTSLVGAARQYKQGTVNVRMALLFAATSVATVFATRKWLVPSIPGHIATIHGFNITESWLTMVLFALLMLISAIFMMRNKHAPGSREAVEKKINAGKLILYGTGIGLVTGLLGAGGGFLLIPALVLLLHLPMKEAVGTSLLVIALNSLIGFTGNLHDKGIDWQLLFAVTALAIAGILLGSYLNRKIPAGKLKKGFGWFVLAMGIYILVREISTAL, from the coding sequence ATGCATTTGCTCGGATATATCGCTTCTTTATTGATTGGAATATCGTTGGGACTGATCGGCGGCGGCGGTTCAATATTGACCATGCCGGTGATGGTTTACCTGTTTGGCGTTTCTCCTGTAACAGCTACATCCTACTCTTTGTTTGTGGTAGGCTCCACCAGCCTGGTGGGAGCAGCCAGACAGTATAAACAGGGAACGGTGAATGTCCGGATGGCGCTGTTGTTTGCCGCAACGTCGGTAGCAACCGTTTTTGCTACCCGCAAATGGCTAGTGCCTTCCATCCCCGGGCACATTGCCACTATCCATGGTTTTAACATTACAGAAAGCTGGTTAACCATGGTGTTATTCGCTTTACTGATGCTCATCTCCGCTATTTTTATGATGCGCAACAAGCATGCTCCGGGCAGCAGGGAAGCCGTGGAGAAAAAGATCAACGCAGGCAAATTAATCTTATATGGTACGGGTATTGGACTGGTAACCGGCTTGCTGGGCGCCGGCGGAGGGTTCCTGCTCATTCCGGCACTGGTGCTGTTGCTTCACCTGCCTATGAAGGAAGCGGTGGGCACGTCACTGCTTGTTATTGCCCTGAACTCCCTGATCGGGTTTACAGGCAACCTGCATGACAAGGGGATAGACTGGCAATTGCTGTTTGCGGTTACTGCGCTGGCCATAGCCGGTATTTTATTAGGCAGTTACCTGAACCGTAAAATACCCGCCGGCAAACTGAAAAAGGGCTTCGGATGGTTTGTATTGGCCATGGGCATTTATATCCTGGTGAGGGAGATATCAACCGCTTTATAA
- a CDS encoding MBL fold metallo-hydrolase, translating to MYFQHIYDKSLAQGSYFIGCQKAGVAAVIDPKRDVDTYLQIAKEQKMTITHILETHIHADFLAGSRELAALTGAGMYLSDEGGPDWQYEFDHIGLKDGSRINLGNLQFEVLHTPGHTPESISFLLTDKPASDQPVMLFTGDFVFVGDIGRPDLLEKAAGLKGTQEAGAHQMFLSLKKFSALPPYVQVWPGHGAGSACGKALGAVPSTTTGYEIVRNWAFRFQQDEAGFVKFLLADQPEPPKYFAMMKKLNKVNRPLLTGVPAIKQLSIAELKAAREKGYKLIDTRDKADFAKGYIPGSINIQGNNSFNTWAGWFLDYQTPFMLVADPANIDDLTRKLMRIGLDKIYGYIPGIEGWQEAGGHLEQAPVISLEEFKDLYAHNGIQVVDLRGATEYQAGHIKGASHVFIGTLPDNLDKISKDKKVVIHCQGGDRATIGYSLLAQSGYKNILNFSEGMNKWLQEGNAVVQ from the coding sequence ATGTATTTTCAACACATTTATGATAAGAGCCTTGCACAGGGTAGTTATTTTATCGGTTGCCAGAAAGCAGGCGTAGCGGCAGTGATCGATCCTAAAAGGGATGTGGACACTTACCTGCAAATTGCAAAGGAACAGAAAATGACCATCACCCATATACTGGAAACGCATATTCATGCGGATTTCCTTGCGGGGTCGCGTGAGCTTGCAGCGCTTACCGGGGCCGGAATGTACCTCTCTGACGAAGGCGGCCCAGACTGGCAATACGAGTTTGACCACATAGGATTGAAAGACGGCAGCAGGATCAACCTCGGGAACCTGCAATTTGAAGTGTTGCATACGCCCGGACATACGCCGGAAAGTATCAGCTTTTTATTGACGGACAAGCCAGCCAGTGATCAACCTGTCATGCTGTTTACCGGCGACTTTGTTTTCGTAGGAGACATCGGCCGGCCCGACCTGTTGGAAAAAGCTGCCGGCTTGAAGGGTACCCAGGAAGCAGGTGCCCATCAGATGTTCCTCTCTCTTAAAAAGTTTAGTGCCTTACCTCCTTATGTGCAGGTATGGCCAGGTCATGGCGCAGGTTCTGCATGTGGCAAGGCACTGGGTGCGGTGCCTTCTACCACAACCGGCTATGAAATAGTAAGGAACTGGGCATTTCGCTTCCAGCAGGACGAAGCTGGCTTTGTAAAGTTCCTGCTGGCTGACCAGCCGGAGCCGCCAAAGTATTTCGCGATGATGAAAAAGCTCAATAAGGTGAACCGGCCGTTACTAACCGGGGTTCCTGCCATTAAACAGTTAAGCATAGCGGAGTTGAAGGCCGCACGGGAGAAAGGATATAAACTGATCGATACGCGTGATAAAGCGGATTTTGCCAAAGGATACATTCCCGGTAGCATCAATATACAGGGCAACAATTCCTTTAACACCTGGGCCGGCTGGTTCCTTGATTATCAGACGCCTTTTATGCTGGTAGCAGATCCTGCTAACATCGATGACCTCACCCGGAAGCTGATGCGTATTGGGCTGGATAAAATCTACGGATATATCCCTGGTATAGAAGGCTGGCAGGAAGCGGGCGGCCACCTGGAACAAGCACCGGTGATCTCCCTGGAAGAGTTCAAGGACCTATATGCCCATAACGGTATACAGGTGGTAGACCTGCGCGGCGCAACGGAATACCAGGCCGGCCATATCAAAGGAGCCAGCCACGTGTTTATAGGCACGCTGCCGGATAACCTCGACAAGATCAGTAAAGATAAAAAGGTGGTCATTCACTGCCAGGGAGGCGATAGGGCTACTATCGGGTATTCACTCCTTGCACAAAGCGGGTATAAGAACATCCTGAATTTTTCGGAAGGCATGAATAAATGGTTGCAGGAAGGGAATGCTGTAGTACAGTAA
- a CDS encoding Crp/Fnr family transcriptional regulator — MQELNLVRQWFPGLEEELYEEIDRHGEIRHIPAGTIMLRKGQPIRSAILILEGVVKIYQEDEEGDEFFMYDIEPGEACSVSMLCTYRQENSRVMAKTLTPATVLNIPLQYMDEWLGKYKSWHHFVIKSWRDRYDELLNTVNDIAFRNMDERLVLYIEGQVKKMGRHIRLTHQEIASDLNSSREVISRLMKKMEKNGWVIIHRNSFEWIRP; from the coding sequence ATGCAAGAACTAAATCTGGTCCGGCAATGGTTTCCGGGACTTGAGGAAGAATTATACGAGGAAATTGACCGGCATGGAGAAATACGCCATATACCTGCCGGGACCATCATGTTACGGAAGGGCCAGCCCATCCGGTCCGCCATTCTGATACTGGAAGGCGTTGTAAAGATCTACCAGGAGGACGAAGAGGGCGATGAATTTTTTATGTATGATATCGAACCGGGGGAAGCCTGTTCGGTGTCTATGCTGTGCACCTACCGGCAGGAAAACAGCCGGGTCATGGCAAAAACGCTTACTCCGGCAACGGTGCTCAATATTCCCCTTCAATATATGGATGAATGGCTGGGGAAATACAAAAGCTGGCATCATTTCGTTATCAAAAGCTGGAGGGACCGTTACGATGAATTGCTGAATACGGTCAATGATATAGCATTCAGGAATATGGATGAGCGCCTGGTGCTGTACATTGAGGGGCAGGTAAAAAAAATGGGGCGTCACATCAGGCTGACACACCAGGAGATCGCTTCCGACCTCAATTCTTCCCGCGAAGTGATCAGCCGGTTGATGAAAAAGATGGAGAAGAACGGATGGGTGATCATTCACCGTAACTCTTTTGAATGGATCAGGCCATAG
- a CDS encoding OprD family outer membrane porin, with amino-acid sequence MILWIFHTSAFAQEKKDTTTLAYAFHEGSVRGNLRNALLLTNNAPGLTDYQADAIGGHLVYQTGSFKGFRLAVGTHFTFPLTTSGLSEPDPATGALNRYEATLFDVTKPQEKRNLALVSLLNLTWQWKDSRIILGRQWLNTPFINMQDNRMQPTAVEGFYSDIRLQKWKVEAAWLRGIAPRGTMHWYNVAGSMGLYPQGTNSDGSRGNYLANVKTSGIGLLGLHYEPDQHLHLQAWEQYADNLFNTVLVQGDYKVPLDKDARWLFSLQYIRQDIVQDGGHADPAKAYFSNGNRVNVIGARTGWENNRARALLNYTRITAGGRFSMPREWGTEPFFTFLSRERNEGAGGVHAASVTVKWEFPKQHLTVEGGYGRYYMPDVKQYTLNKYGMPSYNHTKIGVDYVCGGKLQPLRLSALYIYKGDKGDTYNNPKYVINKVNVSHFAFVVNYPFSTK; translated from the coding sequence TTGATCCTTTGGATATTCCATACATCTGCCTTTGCGCAGGAAAAGAAGGATACGACTACGCTTGCCTATGCTTTCCACGAAGGAAGTGTCCGGGGAAACCTGCGCAATGCCCTATTGCTGACCAACAATGCTCCCGGGCTAACGGATTACCAGGCGGATGCCATTGGCGGTCACCTGGTTTATCAAACCGGGAGTTTCAAGGGGTTCCGGTTAGCCGTGGGAACTCACTTCACTTTTCCGCTTACTACTTCCGGTCTGTCTGAGCCAGATCCCGCTACCGGTGCGCTTAACCGTTATGAGGCGACCTTATTTGACGTGACGAAACCCCAGGAAAAGCGGAACCTGGCTCTAGTCAGCCTGTTGAACCTTACCTGGCAATGGAAGGATAGCAGGATCATACTAGGCCGGCAATGGCTCAATACACCGTTCATCAATATGCAGGATAACCGGATGCAACCCACTGCGGTGGAAGGATTTTATTCAGATATCCGTTTGCAGAAATGGAAAGTGGAAGCTGCCTGGTTACGCGGCATAGCGCCAAGAGGTACGATGCATTGGTATAATGTGGCAGGCTCCATGGGATTATATCCGCAGGGAACCAATAGCGATGGCAGCCGCGGAAATTATCTCGCTAATGTTAAAACAAGCGGCATAGGCTTGCTAGGGCTGCATTACGAGCCGGACCAGCACCTCCACCTGCAGGCATGGGAACAATATGCGGATAATCTTTTTAACACTGTGCTGGTGCAGGGTGACTATAAAGTACCACTGGACAAAGATGCCCGGTGGCTATTTAGTTTGCAATATATCCGGCAGGACATTGTGCAGGATGGCGGGCATGCAGACCCGGCAAAGGCTTACTTCAGTAATGGCAACCGGGTAAATGTGATCGGTGCAAGGACCGGATGGGAAAATAATAGGGCCAGGGCACTATTGAACTACACGCGGATCACTGCCGGAGGGAGGTTCTCCATGCCGAGGGAATGGGGAACGGAGCCATTTTTTACTTTCCTCAGCCGCGAACGGAATGAAGGCGCCGGAGGTGTACATGCTGCTTCCGTTACTGTTAAGTGGGAATTTCCCAAACAACACCTTACCGTGGAAGGAGGGTATGGAAGGTATTATATGCCCGATGTAAAACAGTATACACTGAATAAATATGGGATGCCTTCTTATAATCATACAAAAATAGGCGTAGACTACGTTTGTGGTGGCAAGCTGCAGCCGCTTAGATTGTCGGCCCTGTATATTTATAAAGGAGACAAAGGGGATACTTACAATAATCCCAAATATGTAATTAATAAGGTGAATGTATCCCATTTTGCTTTTGTGGTCAATTATCCTTTTTCTACTAAGTGA
- a CDS encoding TlpA family protein disulfide reductase codes for MKSILLGLMMVIAVNALGQDKQPYTYVMEDGTVLPASSLDSLNRAWGQGRVMLQHTAEDDKKGIMHVVKMSDAMMQLFLQKATENKMKLMAMVGKPAPAFSLKDMSGKSWTLDQLKGRVVVLNFWFTSCPPCIAEMPDLNGLVHQYPPAKVVFLALTFNDADQVKKFLETHVFDYTILPSSGEVDKSYAISSWPASFVIGKGGKILLAAESGPELVKQVKSTIDKEL; via the coding sequence ATGAAGTCAATCTTATTAGGCCTTATGATGGTCATTGCTGTAAATGCATTGGGGCAGGACAAACAGCCATATACCTATGTAATGGAAGACGGGACCGTACTTCCGGCAAGTAGCCTGGATAGCCTGAACCGCGCATGGGGCCAGGGCCGGGTGATGCTACAGCATACTGCGGAAGACGATAAAAAAGGTATCATGCACGTGGTGAAAATGTCTGATGCCATGATGCAGTTATTCCTGCAAAAGGCAACTGAAAACAAAATGAAGCTAATGGCAATGGTGGGCAAGCCGGCACCTGCATTTTCATTGAAGGATATGTCCGGGAAGTCATGGACGCTGGACCAGCTGAAAGGCAGGGTGGTGGTGCTCAATTTCTGGTTCACTTCCTGTCCGCCCTGCATTGCGGAGATGCCGGATTTAAATGGATTGGTGCATCAGTATCCGCCGGCGAAGGTGGTGTTCCTGGCACTTACATTCAATGATGCTGACCAGGTAAAGAAATTCCTGGAAACACACGTGTTTGATTATACGATCCTGCCTTCATCGGGCGAAGTGGATAAAAGCTATGCGATCAGTTCCTGGCCTGCCAGCTTTGTGATCGGTAAAGGAGGCAAAATATTGCTGGCTGCCGAATCTGGCCCGGAACTGGTGAAGCAGGTGAAAAGCACCATTGACAAGGAACTTTAA
- a CDS encoding response regulator transcription factor, which translates to MSKIKLLLVEDEEVLAMIIKETLELKGFQVTTARNGAEGWTQYASLKPDVCVVDIMMPRKDGYSLVTDIRRVDDLTPIVFLTAKTQTADVIKGLELGADDYMKKPFSMEELVLRLHRLVRRAVNTPNNTAPGDAEDILIGPYVFNFRKLELTRNTHTITLSQREAEVLHLLNQFRNNLLERKTALLKIWNEDTLFTARSMDVYITRLRKFFGADSTVQILNVKGRGYKLLVD; encoded by the coding sequence ATGAGTAAGATCAAACTATTACTGGTTGAAGATGAAGAAGTGCTGGCAATGATCATCAAAGAAACCCTGGAGCTGAAAGGCTTCCAGGTAACTACGGCCAGGAATGGCGCAGAGGGCTGGACACAGTATGCCAGTCTGAAACCGGATGTATGCGTGGTGGATATTATGATGCCCAGGAAGGATGGCTATTCCCTTGTAACAGATATCCGCCGCGTAGATGATCTTACACCTATCGTTTTCCTAACAGCGAAAACACAAACCGCTGATGTGATCAAAGGCCTGGAGCTGGGTGCGGATGATTATATGAAAAAACCTTTCAGCATGGAAGAACTGGTGCTCCGCCTGCACCGGCTGGTAAGGCGGGCTGTCAATACCCCCAACAATACCGCCCCCGGCGACGCGGAAGATATCCTCATAGGACCATACGTTTTCAACTTCCGGAAGCTGGAGCTCACCCGCAACACCCACACTATTACACTATCGCAGCGCGAAGCAGAGGTGCTGCACCTCCTGAACCAATTCCGCAACAACCTGCTGGAAAGAAAAACTGCCCTGCTGAAAATATGGAATGAAGACACCCTGTTTACCGCCCGCAGTATGGATGTGTACATTACGCGGCTTCGCAAGTTCTTTGGAGCAGACAGCACAGTGCAGATCCTGAATGTAAAGGGCCGGGGCTATAAGTTATTAGTGGATTAG